One part of the Sporocytophaga myxococcoides DSM 11118 genome encodes these proteins:
- a CDS encoding OmpH family outer membrane protein has translation MKTKLFVTAFLIFFAGNFFASAQSNLKLGYTNLDYILGLLPEAKKIESELKDYEKQLQAQLQSKYSEYEKKLQDYQKGVQANLFTDLIKEDKEKELMNMQNSIKQFEENAQTSLQKKQVSLLEPVLEKIQKAIDQVAEENNYSYIFSTHADYGGSAIILYAKSKDDNISDLVLKKLGVTPPAPGATDANNNTGIGTGAGAGTGAGTTQPKPAENKPAGSGAPVKKK, from the coding sequence ATGAAAACAAAACTATTCGTTACTGCATTTTTGATATTCTTTGCTGGAAATTTTTTCGCCAGTGCACAATCAAATTTGAAATTGGGTTATACTAACCTTGATTATATATTAGGCTTGTTGCCTGAGGCAAAAAAGATCGAATCTGAGTTGAAAGATTATGAAAAACAACTTCAGGCTCAGTTGCAAAGCAAGTATAGTGAATACGAGAAGAAACTTCAGGATTACCAAAAAGGTGTTCAGGCAAATCTTTTTACAGATCTTATAAAAGAAGATAAGGAGAAAGAATTGATGAATATGCAGAACTCTATCAAGCAATTTGAGGAAAATGCACAAACAAGCCTTCAAAAGAAACAAGTATCCCTATTGGAGCCTGTACTTGAGAAAATTCAAAAGGCTATTGATCAGGTAGCTGAGGAGAACAATTACTCTTACATTTTCAGTACCCATGCTGATTATGGAGGATCTGCTATAATCCTTTACGCAAAAAGCAAAGATGATAATATCTCTGATCTTGTACTTAAGAAACTAGGAGTAACACCTCCAGCTCCAGGCGCAACAGATGCTAATAATAATACAGGGATCGGGACTGGTGCTGGTGCAGGAACAGGCGCAGGCACAACTCAACCTAAACCAGCTGAGAATAAACCTGCAGGATCAGGTGCTCCGGTAAAAAAGAAATAA
- a CDS encoding S66 peptidase family protein: MKKPDFLKVGDVVGVVATAKNFLPEELNAGIEIIKSWGVKVKVGKNCYNHFHQFAGTDEARFSDLQEFLDDKEVKAIICARGGYGTSRIIDDISFSGFEAHSKWVAGFSDVTVLLTHLNSIGFQSIHSSMPVVFGKNHNRHSIQTLRDTLFGKLNPFQFPYHKLNRTGNIEGQIVGGNLSILVSLIGTSSDISTEDKILFLEDVGENLYRIDRMMIQLKRAGKLNKLKGLIVGHFSDMSDNTVPFGKSAFEIIADSVKEYTYPVGFNFPAGHEADNRAFILGAKYILNVNSKESVVVYCTTDNLNYSS; this comes from the coding sequence ATGAAAAAACCTGACTTTCTAAAAGTTGGTGATGTTGTTGGGGTAGTAGCTACTGCTAAAAATTTCCTTCCTGAAGAGCTTAATGCTGGTATTGAAATAATTAAAAGCTGGGGGGTGAAAGTTAAAGTTGGTAAGAACTGTTATAATCATTTTCATCAGTTTGCTGGGACAGATGAAGCAAGATTTTCAGATTTGCAAGAATTTTTAGATGATAAAGAAGTTAAGGCAATTATTTGTGCCAGAGGAGGATATGGCACGTCAAGGATAATTGACGATATAAGTTTTAGTGGTTTTGAAGCTCATTCCAAATGGGTAGCAGGCTTTAGTGATGTCACAGTTTTATTAACTCATCTTAATTCAATAGGGTTTCAGTCCATTCATTCAAGTATGCCTGTAGTTTTTGGTAAAAATCATAACCGGCATTCAATTCAAACACTTCGAGATACTTTGTTCGGAAAGCTTAATCCTTTTCAGTTCCCATATCACAAGTTAAACCGAACAGGTAATATAGAAGGGCAAATTGTGGGAGGGAATTTATCTATACTTGTTTCCCTAATAGGAACATCATCGGATATTTCAACAGAGGACAAAATTCTGTTTCTTGAAGATGTTGGAGAAAATCTTTACAGGATAGACAGGATGATGATTCAGTTGAAAAGAGCTGGTAAATTAAATAAGTTAAAAGGACTTATTGTAGGGCATTTTAGCGATATGTCAGATAACACGGTACCCTTCGGAAAATCTGCTTTTGAAATCATTGCTGATTCGGTTAAAGAATATACATACCCTGTCGGCTTTAATTTTCCGGCAGGGCATGAAGCAGATAACAGAGCTTTTATACTTGGAGCAAAATATATTCTCAACGTGAATTCAAAAGAATCTGTAGTCGTTTACTGTACCACAGATAATTTAAATTATTCTTCATAA
- a CDS encoding OmpH family outer membrane protein, with protein sequence MRTLGVLFLLCLITLSVNAQKFGYIDSDYILKKLPEYAKAEKELNMLSSKWQADIEKMKKEYEKMQTDFKAEEILLTEDMKKERLDTLAGREKAIKEYQKKIFGFEGMIFLKRQELMKPVQDKVFEAVEKVAKAKSLQIIFDKSGDLVMVYTNPIHDYTDYVLEELGLGDPNDTAEK encoded by the coding sequence ATGAGAACTTTAGGAGTGCTATTTTTACTTTGCCTGATTACGCTTAGCGTTAATGCTCAGAAGTTCGGGTATATTGATAGTGACTATATTCTGAAGAAATTACCAGAATATGCAAAAGCTGAAAAGGAACTAAATATGCTCTCTTCCAAGTGGCAGGCAGACATCGAAAAGATGAAAAAGGAGTATGAAAAAATGCAAACGGATTTTAAAGCCGAAGAAATTTTGCTCACTGAAGATATGAAGAAAGAACGCCTGGATACTTTAGCAGGAAGAGAAAAAGCAATTAAAGAATATCAAAAGAAGATTTTCGGTTTTGAGGGAATGATATTCTTAAAAAGGCAGGAGTTGATGAAGCCAGTACAGGATAAGGTGTTTGAAGCAGTAGAAAAAGTTGCCAAAGCTAAAAGCCTTCAGATTATATTTGATAAATCCGGAGATCTGGTAATGGTATATACCAACCCTATTCATGATTATACTGATTATGTCCTTGAAGAATTAGGCTTAGGTGATCCTAACGACACCGCGGAAAAATAA